Within Suricata suricatta isolate VVHF042 chromosome 12, meerkat_22Aug2017_6uvM2_HiC, whole genome shotgun sequence, the genomic segment ataataaaaattaaaaaaaaaggatcccaTGTTTCTATGTCCATGGGAGGCTTACTCAGCAAAATTTAAGTACTATTCAAACATTCTTTAAGATAAAGGTAAACTAATGTTGGCCGCTTGCCTTGTatcatttctttcaaaagattGGTAGTTGGGGGTGGGAAAACCATGATAATAATGGAGTGCCAGGAGGCCATGGTGCAGCACTCTGTGGTGTGTGCATGGgtgggtgtgtgtatgcatgcatgtgtgtgtgtgagtgtgtgtgcatgtgtgtgttatgGGTCATGAGCTGTCCTCAGGACAATGGTACCAGAGTTCATATACTCTAATATGTGACTCTTAAACACCAGGATATTAaccaacagaataaaataatgaaggaatATCCCACTTTTCACAGAATAtcttggaaaaaattaataaaatgcataGAATACCATGGGAAGGAAGGACTCCNNNNNNNNNNNNNNNNNNNNNNNNNNNNNNNNNNNNNNNNNNNNNNNNNNNNNNNNNNNNNNNNNNNNNNNNNNNNNNNNNNNNNNNNNNNNNNNNNNNNtgctttttctgcatctatcgacaggatcatatggtttttatcctttcttttgttaatgtgatgaatcacgttgatggatttgcggatattgaaccatccctgtaacccaggaatgaatcccacttgatcatgatggataattctttttatatgctgttgaattcgatttgctagtatcttgttgagtatttttgcatctttgcAAATAACATGTATCAGGAAATCTCTAGTAGCCCAGGTGACAAAGGAGCAGGAGCAGTGTGTAATCAGTGGTGCCTCTATTTCCAAGTGTTTGGTcctaagttaatttaaaaaatttaaaagtatctaATGCTTGTGAGGTGTTCCTGCGAGTTTTGCTGAGTATAAGCAGAGATTGCTTTATTTGGAGGTGTGAAACTTTTCCAAGAGCCAGGTGTTGGATCTGGGAAAGAGTCATGGCAGccatttatcattattaatttggGAATTTTTAGGTAAGCCAAACCTGGTATTATTGCataaagcagaatttttattACTTCTCGTGCCTTTTCTGTCTTCTAGGGGAAGGCCTTTATCCAATTAGTGAAAGCCTTAATCCACACCGACAGATGTTGGCAATTTTTTGATCTTGGCAAACGAATGAAAGTtaattgtttgtcttttttggaTGGTCTCCAGTTTCTTGATTGCCTGGGAGAGCAAGTTTGTGGTTGACAGGATTGTTTCTAAGATACTCTTCACAGGCTGATACTATTTGAAGAACTGTCCTTGGGGAGAAGacatcctttgggtaaacatcCTTTGGTCCATTTGATAAGTTTTGTCCCTCCCTTAATGGAAGGCCTGATGCTGTTTTAATGATCTTTTAGCTCTGTGAGCCAAGTAGTAGCAATTGCCTCATTCTGTTTGTAGCCATCCCAAGGGCTGGAGACAGTGTCTAGTAGTCAGACACCAGTATATTATTTTTGTGGAGAGTAGGTGGGtggagtctcctttaatatttggTATCGTAGGAAAACTATTTTCCTAAACCCTGGTATCCATAGCCTAAGATATCCAGTAATTTCCAAAAACTCACATAATTACTTATCTGTCCTGAGTTAGTAGCACCATAGTCTCTAATCTATTTACAGTGTCCTTTTCTAGCAAGGGAGTAAGGCTCTCTGGCATTATcaggaaagatgagaaaaaagcAGCTTTTTCCATATACAtcccaggggctgagagaagaATTTAGTTAGAAGTTTTCCGTAGATACCCCTAATCATCATGCTGCATTTGTATTGTTGGCCTGGAGCGGAAACGAGGACAGGAAAGTGAGCTCTGGTGTCAGGAAGGAAATCAACcagttttccttctatatttagAGTTACCAGAGGCTCTGGGTTTCTGATGAGACAATTGGTGAAGGGAAACCACCATGCAGAGCCCCAGGCCACCATGAGTCCTTTCCAGGAACATTGTTTTCTGAGCCCTCACAGAGAGAGGTCCCGGAGGGCATTCAGGTCTCCAGTGTTGATCTCCACAGAAGGGGCCTGGCTTGTGGGAGTTTCCTGTTGGTTGTCCCCTCTGAGGATATTCTCATCAGGGCTCTGAACGGGCATTTAAAAGGCACTTGGCGCCAGGACCTCTGGAAGTCCATCTGACATAGTACGGAAGGCCACAACTAAGGCCTAAGATTTCTTAAaagcctccttttctgttttttgtttttgtttttaattcttattttcctcttcatcttGGTTCTAACATACTCAATTGACAGCTCATAAGAGCTCTTCCAGGGTCCCTTCAAGGCCAACAGccaatttttgcattttctctgaatATCTAGGGCAGACTGAGTGACATATTTGCCCTTTAAATCACCTCAGCCATAGGAGTGTCAGGGGAGATAGCCACATCTTTAATGAGAGCCTGTCAACCTCTCCAGGAAGGCCCTCCNNNNNNNNNNNNNNNNNNNNNNNNNNNNNNNNNNNNNNNNNNNNNNNNNNNNNNNNNNNNNNNNNNNNNNNNNNNNNNNNNNNNNNNNNNNNNNNNNNNNaaaaaaaaaaaagtactactATGTGATCAAGTAATCTCACTACTGGGTATTAACCCAAAGAAAGTGCACCCTCATATTTACAGTCATCTCTGATACTAAGAATACATTAGgttcatctatttattcaaaTTTGTGTTTCTAAGTACACTCCACTGGGAGATCTATATTTGATAATCAATTTTTGGTTATGGTAGGCATTCTAGACACCTAGGTgaataatagaataaaacaaGGAGAATAGTTATTAAACACAATGGCATGTTTGTAGAGTACGTGCCTGAAATTAAGCTTTTGATTTCTGAGGCACCGATTTCAAGGACAATCATGTAGTATAATAACATTGCCAGGTGTGTGATACACTTACCAGACAAGTACCTGGGCTGCCCCAGCCTGAAGCTCCTCTTCAGAAAGTCCTGGAAAAACCTACATACCGATACATGAGTGACCCTGCTTTCTCATTTCTGTGCCAGATTTAAactcttatgttttaaatgtctcAATAAAGAGGAGACCTGCAAACCCCTACCCACTCTGACCATAGACCCCAATAAAGGTAGGGCTCCCATTGtggcctttctctccctccttctgaaTCTCTGTACTGCCCCTCCAGACCTTTCTGCCTATTCCTTCCAAACCTATGAGTAATAAACCTTGTTCGTTTAGAGTTCTCAGATGGTTGTCACTGAGGTGTGCCTTGGAATCATAAGAACCCAAGGGCCAATGCAGTCACAGCATAAGCTCTGGTCAGAAAAACATCTAGGGAAGTCCACGTGCACACGGGCGTGAGTGAGTCCTTAGGTTTTCTAGTTTAGACATCGATGTCAATAGCCCGAGGCTTAAATGGAACACTGTTACAGCCCACATTCTCAGGAAGAGTAGTTAAGGTAATGTTATCATATGATTGACAGACCCAAGGGGAACACTGTGGCTTTGAATTCTCCTGTACAATAGAGTTATGTAAAGGGCTTAGTGGCCAGGTGTAGTTTTCTTCCATATGAGGAATACAACTCATATTATTCTTTTGGGAAATCTAGGGGAAATTTACTTGGCATGATAGAAGTCATTTGTAATGAAGATAATTTTTAGGAAATCCAActtctgaaaagtaaaataagatagaaacgagacggaggcaaaccataagactcttactaatagagaacaaagtgagggttgctggaggcagGTGAGAGGGAAGATGGGttaaatgtgtgatgggcatgaaggagggcacttgtgatgagtgctacatgttgtatgtaagtgatgaatcactaaagtctattcttgaaaccaatactacactatatgatAACTGACGTGAATTCATAtaaaatcttggggaaaaaaaagaaaaagaaataaaacccaacTTTCCCATTGTAAGATACAGAAATTTCTAGGCATTTGTGACCCAAGGATGGGGAAAACATTGGGAAGATATGGAAATGGACAGAGGAGAAACTGTATATCAGACAGATCAGAAGGTTAAGAAAGTCAGTTACTTAAATGTATAGAGAAGTTAATATCAAATTAATGAAAATTCcaagaaataaatagaaggagCAGATTCTACTTCCACAGTCTATTCAAGGAAGAGCAGTTTCTGTATCTGAGGCTCTGAGCCCTACACTCATGGGCACATCTTTAGCCCTAGAAAGATTGGACTTTATGCTACTGGAACCCCAATGATTCTTTTGAGAGCCCTCTTTATGtctttgttcctcaggctgtagatgaaggggttcagcatgggcgtGACCACCGTGTACATCACCGAGGCTGTTGCACTTGAATGGGAGCTCTGGGTAGCAGCAGAGCTAAGATACACGCCCAGGACCGTACAATAAAATAAGGAGACAACTGAGAGGTGTGATGCACaggtggaaaatgctttatacttgCCCTGCGCTGATGAGATCCCACATATGGAGGAAACTATCTTAGAATAGGAGTAAAGGATCCCAGCTAGGGAAGCACCACCCAACAATCCAGCTGCAAAATGCATCACCATGTCATTAAGAAAAGTGTCAGAACAGGCAAGTCGGACCACTTGATTGATTTCACAGAAGAAGTGGGAGATTTCTGCCTCTCTACAGAAGGACAGCCCCAACACCATTAAGGTTTGTAATAAGGAATTCAGGGTGCTCACTATCCAGGACAAAAGAACCAGCAGCCCACAGAAGGTGGGTTTCATGATGATCATGTAGTGCAaggggtgacagatggccacgaatcggtcataggccatcacagccAGTAGAAAGTTGTCCAATCCAGCAAAAAGTAGGAAAAAGTACACCTGTGTGATACAGCCTGCGTAGGTTATGACTTTGCTCTGAGTCTGGATGTTACACAGCATCTTGGGGACGGTGGTGGAGGTGAAACAGATGTCTACAAGGGACaggttggcaaggaagaagtacatgggcgtgtggaggtgggagtcagagctgacggccaggatgatgagcaggttTCCAAATGCAGAGATCAGGTACATGGAAAGGAAAAGCCCAAAGATGAGGGGCTGTAGTTCTGGCTCCTCtgaaaatcccagaagaagaaattctgaaatttgtgTATCATTTCCTGATTCCATGTACTGGAGGTGACTACCAGGGGGAAAAATAACATgattaattttctcaaaaatgaacattacaaatatcattaaaattctACTATTTTTATCTtgcattaaaaaagttaatatccaTAGTTTTTGCACCAAACTTGTCCCCTCTCGCCACCACCATGCCAGCTCCAAATAGGTATTCNNNNNNNNNNNNNNNNNNNNNNNNNNNNNNNNNNNNNNNNNNNNNNNNNNNNNNNNNNNNNNNNNNNNNNNNNNNNNNNNNNNNNNNNNNNNNNNNNNNNttagaatgttacaagggtggtcccttttgccttgggcaatgtgtgcccttctattgtttcatggagtcagtttcagacctgcatccttacactgtCACACCAATTGGTATTGgtactttaatttattttaattaattaacttttttagtcatagagagagaaagcacgagagaaagaaagagagagagattctaaaGCAAGCTCgatgcccagtgcagggcctaatgtggggcttaatctcaagtccctggaatcataacctgagctgaaatcaagaatcagacgccaaactgactgagccacccaggcacccacgaTTGGAATTTTAAACAGGTAGCAAGTGGTAATCTCTAATTTTCATAGCAGAAATGTGAAATGCTATAACATTTGGGGTAAATAATCTTAAAACCTATAAACATTAACAATGTAGATATGTAGTATTTAACTCAGCGTTTCTCAATCTCAGCTCCACTGAGATTCAGGCCCAGCTCATTCCCTGCGGTGGAGTTTGTCCTGGGCATTGTAGGAGGTTTAGAGCACCCCTAGTCTCTAGTGACACCTCCCCAATATGACAGCctaaaatgtctctagacattacTCATTGTCTCCTGGAGGACACAATTGCCCCCAGTAGAGAACAAGGGTTTTAACTtaatctcaaatattttttataatttctataataaCAGTTTAGTGAGAAAGAATATGAGATATCCTCAAAACTGTAAATAACACAGACATACCCTGAAATATAATGCAATCACTGATACAATGAATTAGCATTATACTACTTATTAGAGACAATTCTGTAAGGTACTATCGAGTGGgacaagttataaaaaaaaaagaccgccCACAAAGACCATTTACAATGTGGATAAGATTTTACTTATGAATTTACATAAAAGCATGTGAATATCTGTGTGGCATGATAAAGAaacatagtttttttaaaattttttatgtcctttatttttgagagacagagagagagtgcgagcagaggagggtcagagagagagggagacacagaatctgaagcaggctccaggctctgagctagctgtcagcacagagcctgatgctaggctcgaacccacgaactgtgagatcatgacctgagccaaagccggcctcttaaccggctgagccacccaggcgccccaagaaacatagttttaaaagaatgaaatctggccatttgtagactcttgaatactgaaaatgaaccatggactgaagggagagagggagggaaagaagaaggtgatggccatggagaggggcacttgtgaggagaagcactggctgtattatggaaaccactttcataataaactattaaaaaataaaaaataaaaacctaaaaaaataaaataaaataagagcttttggaataaaaaataacagagagTGACAAGAGGTTAGGCATCGAGCTTTTTCAAACAACTATATGAAACACAATGGCAGCCTAAAACTAACTTTATAGAGGCATATAAAATAGTATTAATGTAATGACATCAATATAGATTACTATTCACGATTAAAGTGCTAAAGACTTGATAATAAGGATGCTTgagaggaacaaaaggaaaaatgaactattgggacttcatcaaaataaaaagcttctgcacagtgaaggaaacaatcaacaaaatgaaagagcaactgacagaaaggaagaagatatttgcaaatgacatacggGATAAAagaatagtatccaaaatctataaagaagttatcaaactcaacaccccaaaactaaatagtccagtgaagaaatggacagaggacatgaacagatacttcttcAAAGGGGGCATAAAAGTGACTAATAGATGCattgaaaaatattcaacatctctcagaattagagaaatgcaaatcaaaaccacaagaaaataccacctcacatctatcagaatggctaaaatgaacaactcaggaaacaatagatgttgatgaggatgcagagaaaggggaatccgCTCACAGTCTTGGTGGAAACGccaactggtacagccactctggaaaatagtgtagaacattctcagaaagttaaagaagAATTATCTTcaaatccagtaattgcactgcTCTGTATATACCCAAAGGTACAAAAATACAGACTTGAAGGTGCACAttcacaccaatgtttatagcagaattattaaCAAAGCCAAATTATTCAAAGAGCCTAAATTCCCAttgactgattaatggataaagatgtggtgtgtgtgtgtgtgtgtgtgtgtgtgtgtgtgtgtatacacacacatataaaatgaaatatggctcagctatcaaagagaatgaaatattgccattggaaatgatgtggatggaaataAAGTgtttgtgctaagtgaaatttatcagtcaaagaaagacaaatatatgatttcactcatatgtggaattgaagaaacaaaacagatgaacatagaagaaGGCTAGAAACACTAAAGTAAGATCAAAACAGACATGGAGGCAAACTATAGAAAACTCTTacttataaataacaaaatgaggattgctggagggcaggtgggtggtgggatgggccaactgggtgatgggcattaaggagggctcttgttggaatgagcactgggtgctgtccttaagtgatgaatcactaagctCTACTCCTAAAACCAGGATAACACTAATGTTAACTACCTTGAacctaaataaaatcttggaaagaaagaacaggaaatagggtgcctggttggctcagttggtagagcatgtggctcttgatcttcaggctgtgagtttaagccccacattggatttagcgattactttaaatgaaaagaaagacgtggaaataaaagaatacaagTCATTATAAAAGAGGGTAGGAAGAATTATCTAAAGATAACATTTCATCTTACATAAAGTATGTTAAAGCATATTTGtttaggaagaaaaggggaaCATTAATCAAGTGGCAAGAAAGAATGCCCTTCCAAATAATGGCTGAAGGTGATGTGAcattgagaaatagaaaaatcaccaaAGGTCAAAGGTATAATAAGGAATAACAGAAATGTGAAGACAGGatagaaatatgtataaaagGTGACTTATCAATTCAAACGATGTAGAGAAACTTTCTacacttaaaaaaggaagagagtcctaatggagaaccagggggagtNNNNNNNNNNNNNNNNNNNNNNNNNNNNNNNNNNNNNNNNNNNNNNNNNNNNNNNNNNNNNNNNNNNNNNNNNNNNNNNNNNNNNNNNNNNNNNNNNNNNTATATGCCCAGTTAAGATGCTATATTTCCCACCTTCTCATTCTATCATGGATAGTTGGTGGAAGTATAAGAAGTTATTGAGTGGGAATATTGGAATGCTGATAAGGAGTCTGTCCCTTTTCTATGTTCTCCTTGCCTAGAATTCACACATGACCCCACAACTGACATATCTTGGAAAACCACACACTACAGATGTGGAAGCGGAGACAGAATAAGCCCTTGTCCCTCATGTTAGAATAAAGTCATCATGCCTCTTCCTGATGAGGGAGGCAAATACCCCTAATTTAATGTAAACACTTTTTCTTCTTAGGTTTTCCATCTATTCCGCTAAATTTCATCCTAATAGCACAGAGTCCTCTGTCTTCAAAGCAATTCTCAGAGTCATATCTGGGGCCCAATTTTGGCACCCAAGGTAACATTTCATGGTAGATATTGCATTTACTCATGTAATTATCCATCTGGCTTgaggtcttttttcctttggccaTATTATTTCTCTTATCATATACATTTAAGGCACTTTGTCTTAAGTATTGTGtaatttccttaaaattcttTTGTAATGTGTCATGTGAAGgagtaaatgaataagtaaatggtGTTTTCAGATGGCATCATGTCCTGGACACTCAGTCCATCATATCTGTCCTCCCATAAGCATACTGTGACACCTCCTTACACTCTTGTGCTGATGAAAAAGGATCCACAGAATAGAAGAGACATTTCCAAGGTCTATCAGGCACTGGATGGAAAGGGGAAATTCCAACTCACATCTGCCTGCCTCCAAGTCAAGGCCCTTCTCACTCTGCAGGGCTGCCTCAGACAGTCAGTGCTTCACAAATAAGACGAAAGGCTAACTTTGGAATAAAGCAGAACCTGAGATGGGTGAACAGACATAAGGGAGGGTCAGTTCATgctgcagaaggagagagggcctGGAATGATGCTCTGAGAAGAGAAGCGAGAAGAATGGATCTGAGAAGGAATGAAGATCAAGAATCTTCTTCAGACTGAAATGAGAAGTACTTGGAATCACTGGTTGAGAAAGACATGATTAAGAAAAGCCTTCCCGGCCTCCACACCACTTTTCNNNNNNNNNNNNNNNNNNNNNNNNNNNNNNNNNNNNNNNNNNNNNNNNNNNNNNNNNNNNNNNNNNNNNNNNNNNNNNNNNNNNNNNNNNNNNNNNNNNNTTTGAAGTAGTTGGACATCTACGAGAGTCATGGCGAGGATGCTTTCAGCCTGTGGCTGATGAGCAGCAGGTGAGCTCTGTGGAGGGGGAATCAGAGGCTGAATTCTCAGAGCCCCATTTTACATAAATTCCCCTAGAGCTGCTCAATTCTCTAAGCAATTTAGCTTTCCAGAAGCCAAGGGACcatacataaaggaaaaatttcCATCACTTCAGTCCCCATGTGTCCCCCTTTGGAAGCCAGATGCATATTCCCTTTTCACCAATGGATCCATCTCCCATGGAATGTACATCTCTCCCATGCACATAACCTCTTATGCAGGCACATCAAAAAGATGACTCTGTGAGCCTCTGAGCTGCTGCGAGTGACAGGGTCTCCCTTGTCCAATTCAGAGACACAGCTATGTTGCCTGACCACATCCATCCCAAATAAGATCGTCCCCAAAACTTCATcctgacttctatttttttattgttagttaaattcaagttagttaacatacagcattgtcttggcttcaggagcagaactcagtgattcatttattacagtgctcatccccaaaagtaccctccttaatgcccatcacctgggctcagtcggttaagcgtccagctttggctcaggtcatgatctcacggtttgtgggttcgagccccacgtagggctctgtgctgacagctagctcagagcctggagcctgcttcacattctgtatctccctctctctctgaccctcccctagtcccactgtctctctctgtctctcaaaaataaataaataacctaaatttttttttaaattcccatcaCCCTTTTAACCCACCCTCCCACTCACTTCCCCTTAAGCAACCCTCAGCTTGCTCTCTGcatttaagaatctcttctggTTTGACTCCCTCTcggtttttatcttacttttcctttccctcctctatgttcatctgttgtgtttctcaaattccacataccAGTGAAATCacatatctgtttttctctgaattgtttcacttagcataataccctctagttccaaccatgttgttgcaaatggcgaggtttcattctttttcattgtcgagtagtattccattatgtatatataccacatctttatNNNNNNNNNNNNNNNNNNNNNNNNNNNNNNNNNNNNNNNNNNNNNNNNNNNNNNNNNNNNNNNNNNNNNNNNNNNNNNNNNNNNNNNNNNNNNNNNNNNNTAGGGTTCAGTGATGGAGAAAGAAGACAAGCAAATGAAAGATCAGATAAAATATCAGGAGGTGACAGgtgctatgaaggaaaacaaagcctGTGTAAAGGAAATCGTGGATGGAGgtcttatttttactgttttttcaaGGACACCAGCACACATTTAAACAGAGGCTtcaaggagacagaaggagacctAAGATCCTCTGGGGAAGAATGTGCCCATCAGAGGGAACAAGCAGGCAAAGGCTCTGAGAAAAGGCccggattttttaaattaacttttaaaatttgagggTGGTTGACACACCATGTTGCATCAGTGTggggtgtacaacacagtgattgaGCAAGTTTAAACATCACATCTGCTCACCATGCGTagagctgccatctgtcaccacacaacactgTGGCAGTGTCACTGAGTGTATtctccctgctgtgctctgtACTTCTGTGCCTTATTCATTCTGTAACATGAAAGGAGTTCCTTAACTGAAAGCcagtacctcccactccccttcaccattcctttttgttgcttttcttattgttttaaaaatcagggctcaaaagaaagccagtgtgtcgaggggaaggagaaaaaggaagggtgATGAGAGGTAGTGGCAGGGAATTTTGAGGAACAAAGTGGCCTCCCTGACACTGATGAAACTTCAAAACACAAGGAACCTCTCCTTTACATGGTGTTCCTTGCACTTTATTAATTATGTTTTCAAAGGATCTTTGAATAGAAATAgacctttttcttattttcatgtgTTGGGTGGTAATCAGGCACCCGTATTTTAAGCATCATGTATTAGAGTTGTGGGTTCCAGGACCTCTGCCTTGAGAACCactatgtcacacacacacacacacacacacacacacacacacacacacacacactatagcCTCCTTTGGCTAGTCTCACCTGTAGCCACAATAATTACAACAAAGGATACAAGGCAGGGTGTCAACATCAGGTTGTCTTTCCTCTAAAGATGTAAAACTGTGTCCAAATCCCATGAGCATGTAGTGGCTCCCTCCATTGGTCTGGATCTTTCTAATGGACACAGAATATGCTCCAATATAtgccatcttaaaaatatttttaaaatttcctccttGTGCTCCACCCCTCTCCATACctaatgtttttcatatttcttttagcCGCAAAAC encodes:
- the LOC115275102 gene encoding olfactory receptor 7A5-like; the protein is MESGNDTQISEFLLLGFSEEPELQPLIFGLFLSMYLISAFGNLLIILAVSSDSHLHTPMYFFLANLSLVDICFTSTTVPKMLCNIQTQSKVITYAGCITQVYFFLLFAGLDNFLLAVMAYDRFVAICHPLHYMIIMKPTFCGLLVLLSWIVSTLNSLLQTLMVLGLSFCREAEISHFFCEINQVVRLACSDTFLNDMVMHFAAGLLGGASLAGILYSYSKIVSSICGISSAQGKYKAFSTCASHLSVVSLFYCTVLGVYLSSAATQSSHSSATASVMYTVVTPMLNPFIYSLRNKDIKRSL